In the genome of Streptomyces sp. NBC_00433, the window CACCGACATACCCTCCGGACGTCAGCGCGACCGCTTCGTCTCCCACGCGGGCTACGCGAATGCGTTGCTGGCGGTGTCAGCGGACGGACGCACCATGGCTGTCAGCGTCGGCAGCCAGGTGATGGAGCTCGACACCACATCCAGCCGGGTACGGAACCGTTTCACCGTACGGGAAAGCATCGCGGACATTGCACTCAGCGGCAACGGGCAGACCCTGGCCGCTGTGGAAGGAGACGGACAAGACATCCGCACGTGGGACCTGCGCACCGGGCACCAACTGCCCGTCATGAACATCCGCTGGGGCAGCCTTGTCGGCGGCCTGGCCGTCAGCCCCGACGGCCAGACCCTTGCCGCCACCGACGTCCTCACTGTCCGCCTGTGGGACGCACGGTCCGGCCGCCAGCGGACCCTGCCCTCCGGCACGACCCACGCCTTAAACCTCGCCTTCAGCCCGGACGGGGGCACTCTGGCCGCCGCCGACGAGGACGGCACCGTACGGCTGTGGGACACCGTCCCCTTCCGCGCCCAGTTCACCGCTCACAGCGGACTGACCGCAGTGAGCCCGGACGGCCGCACCATCGCACTGGGCGACGGCCACGGGCACGTGCAGCTCCACGACCTCACCACCGGACGCACGCAACAAATCGACGGCGCCACCTCCGCCACAGCCCTTGCCCTCAGCCCCGACGGCCGCCTGCTGGCCATCGTGCGCCCGGAAGAGGTACTACTCAAAGACACCGTCAGCGGACGCACCACACGCCTGCGCGACGAGAGCGTGGGGCCACCTGTGTTCAGCCCGGACGGGGGCACCGTGATCATTGACGGCCACAATGGAAGCCATCAGATCACGGACGTGACGACCGGCCGTGTCCGCGACACCTTGCCTTTGTCTTGCAACGTCCCCGGGATGTGCACCGCAGTGTTCAGCCCTGACGGCAAGACCGTGGCAGTAAACGCGTCAACCGGTGCTGTGTACCTGTGCAACACGGATAAAGGACGCGCGGTCATCGTCCCCGATGCCTCCGGGGCGTCCATTACCGGGATCGGACATGCCGCCCTCGCCTACAGGCCCGACGGGCACACACTGGCCCTCGGCACGGCAGACGGCGTGGTTCGGCTGGTAGACACCGCAAGCCGACACTCCCGGATCCTGACCACCGAACAGACCGACCCCGTGCAAGCCCTGGCATTCAGCCCCGACGGGCGCACACTGGCCGTCGGAGGACGAAGCGGAACCGTCCAACTGTGGGACCCCTCCACCCGCCGCGTCCGGGGCACATTCACCGGCCCCGCATCACCGGTCCGCACGGCCACCTTCGGCCCCGACGGCCACACCCTCATCACCGCCGCGGCCGACGGGACCGTACGCACATGGGACGTCGCGCTACCCACCCCCACCCAGTCCATCGACCGGATCTGCCACGCAGTCCACCGCGACCTCACCCCCGACGAACACGCCCTCTACCTCCCCGACCAGCCCAAACAGCCCATCTGCCCCAACTGACCCGACACCCTCAGCGGACCCCGCACGGCGCAGCCGGGTCAACGCCCGACCCCGTCAGGGATCTCCACACCCAGGACTGCCGATCACGATGAAGGAGCACCACAGGCGATCCGCTCGGGCCGACTTCGCCCGGTCCCAGCAGGCCTCTCCCGCACCCGCTGGTTGCACAAGAACCCGGCCGGCCAGCAGATGCTCGTACAACCCACGGACGGTGCCATGAGTCTGCATCATGGGCCCGTTGGGTCCTCAGCGTGGGGCGGCAGTCATTCCTGGGGGCAGAGCGATGATTGCTCGTCAGTTACTTCGTGGCGGGTTGAGGGTGGCAGCGCTGACGTGGGTGGGAGGGATACTCGTCATCCCCGATCTTCCCGACATCCGCGGCGACCGCCCGACACTGGTATGGGCGACGATCGCGGTCCTGGTCCTTTGCCCATGCACCGCGGCATCCTCGTGGCTGTATGTGAAGCGATCCGAGATGAGCATCGGACTGCGGATCCAAGCCGATTACGGGTTGGCGGAGCAATAGTCAAGACTTGTGGATGAGTTGACCTGCGGCTCAGTGCGAGTTGTGCCGCTGGATGTTGGTCTTGGCGGCGTTGCGGATCCGTTTGGTGCGGCCGCGCTCGGCGAGGAGTCTGGCCGCGTCGGTGTTCTACGCGGTGGCTGCTTTGAGCTGCAGCCAGTTGGATGAGTCGAGGAGGGCGTCCGGGCGCCAGGGCTGTCCCAGCGCCGCTTGCGCTCTCCCGTGGACTCGTCGACGCGGCGGTCGTTCACCCGGGGCGCGGAACCTCGATCGCCCCAGCTGCCGTGGCCACCGTCCGGGGCCGGTGGCGGCCGTTGCGGACCACCAGGCGATGCCCCTGCTCGTCGGTCTCAGCAACCAACTCGGCTATGTACTGGTTGACTTCCGCCTCCAGGGCGGCAGCCAGCATCCGCCGGGCGCCCTCGCGGACGATCTCGTCGATCAGGGAACCGGACTGGGTGGAGCCGTCATCGGTGACTACGCTGAGCGCTGGGCGTGCCTTCCCGACCCGCGCTGTGACGCGGGCCTACTCGGAGACCTTAAGGATCATTCGGGAAGGTACGCCCTCCGCGTGCCCTCCCGGGACCGATCCACAGGTCTTGAGCATTGCTCGTCCTGCGGGCCATCTCCCGATAGGTCGGACTGCCCGCCTCTGCCCGCAGCCTCCGCAACTCAGCCGCTAACAGCTGGATCGGACCCGCACCGGGATCTAACGGCCCTTCAGGACGCCCTACCACCCGCACACCATCCCGTCTTCCCCCACCGTCCACGGGCGGAACCCGTCGCACACTACGCACCCCTCTTCACACCCCACAAGGGCGCTATCAGCCCCTCGGACGGAACCAGACTCCCGGCGCCGTCCAGCCGTCCGGGGTTGTTCCACCTGGTCACAGCGGGCTGCCAGACAATCCCGCCGCCGATGGACTCGGCACACCAACGGTCGGCACGCCGGCGCCTCCGTCAGAAGGGCAAACCTTTGAAGAAGAAATTGAGCAGGTTCATCACATCGCTTGCCGCCTTGCAGAACCGGCCGGCGGAGACCGAAGCGACGGATGCTGCCGGACAGGCCGGTCGCAGCCTCGCGCAGACGACCAGCCAGACCCAGCACACCCTGGCAGCCGTCACCCGGGCGTCCAGGCCTGCAGGTAGCAGGGCCATGCGTAGGGTCTTGGCAGAAGGGGGAACAACTATGCGTATCAAGATGGCCGGCTTAGCAGCTGCTGTCACCGTACTGACCGGCGGGGTGCTCGTGACCGGTGCGGGTGCGGCCGATGCCGCCGCGCCGGCCGCGCAGCAACTGCGGGTCGTCCAGACCACGGCGGGGAACTACACGGACCTGGTGATCTACAACTTCAACGGCCAGGAGATGGGCATGGGCCAGTGGAGCCAGGACCCCCAGGACGGGAACCCGGGGGATGCCCTGAGGGCGTACGACGGGCTGGCTGACGGCTACGCCATCTACGCATACCTCAGCGACGGCCGGGTGGCGACCACCAGCGGACACAACTCCCCGTACTGGAGCGGGTGGGTGGGTCCGAACCTGCCCGAAGACCACACCTACACGATGACGGTCTGGATCAGAAGAACGGCGTCCAGGACCGTTGCTTCTACGCGACCGTCTCATCCTGACGTACGAACATGTTGGCGTCGGCCCCCGAGCAGGTCGGCGCCAACAGCCGTTTTCGCTGCGGAGCCAATCGCATCACGGTGCTCCCCTGCCCAGGCGCCTACGCTCCAGGGCCTCCCCCGAACGGACGCGAAGGCTGGAGCGAGCAGCGCAGCGGCACTGTCGCAGCGGTGACGCATCCGGCCCCGGCCACTGTCACCGGCGTGAGATGCGCGGGCCAGGGCTTCACCGCTCGTCTTCGGCCTTGGGCTCATTCCACAGGCGGGCGAGCTTCTTCACCTTCCTCTTCCGCTTCTCGAACCACTCCGAGCGCCCCCACTCCTCACCCAGACGCTGCTGCTCGGCCGCTTCACGGCGCTGCCTCTCGGCTTCGGCAGCCTCCGCCGCGCGCTCGCGCTGCTTGCGGCGCTGGCGGTACTCGGCTGCCGTGCGGGTGTCGGTGAGCGCCTGGAGCAGCGGCTCGGGCTCCCGGCCACGCTCCTGCGCGACGCGGAACCACACCGGCCCCATCGGGCCGTGCTGCTGCGGGCGGTATGCGTCGGCGAGGGTGACGGCCCGGTGGTCTCGGACCTCCTCGGCGGTGCCGAAGTGCATGCTGGCGGGCGTGTGCCAGCCGATGCCCGAATGCCGGTGCTCGTGGTTGTAGTACGCGATGAACGCCTCGAACCACTCGCGGGCGTGGGCCAGCGAATCGAACCGCTCGGGGTGGTCGGACATGTACTTCACGGTCTTGAAGTGGGCCTCGATGTAGGGGTTGTCGTTGGAGACCCCGGGCCTCGAGTGCGACCTCGTCACCCCGAGGTCGATCAGCAGCTGGGAGACCTTCCTGGAGGTCGTCGACGTGCCGCGGTCGGCGTGCACGGTCTCGGGCACGATGCCGTTGCCGACGATGGTCTCCCGGATCAGCTCCTCGGCCCGCACCGCTGTTTGGGCGGCCTCGACGGTATGGCCGACGATGTAGCGGCTGACGATGTCGATGATGACGTAGGCGTGGTACCAGACGCCCTCGGCCGGCCCGGCCGCCTTCGTGATGTCCCGGGTGAACACCTGGGAGGGCCCGGTGGCGACCAGTTCGGGCACCGTTTTCGCCGGGTGGGTGGCCTGGCGGCGGCGTTCGCCGGACTGGCCCTTCTCGCGCAGGATGCGGTACATCGTGGAGACGGAGCAGTGGTAGCGCCCGGCATCCAGCTCGCGGGCCCATGTCTGCGCGGGTGGCAGCTCGGCGTACTCGCCCGAGTTCATCAGCTCCAGGACCGCTGCCCGTTCCTTCGGTGTGAGGGCCGAGGGCTGGGCCTGCGGTTTGCTGGGCTTTCGCTCGGGCGGGGGCCGCAGCCGGCGGTAGTGGGTGGTCCGGGAGCGGCCGGTCAGCCGGCAGGCCGCCGTGGCACCGGGCTTGTCACCGATGCCGGTGAACGCGTCGTCGACCACCGGTTCGGCGGCAGCGTTCAGTCCGCGCTCTCGGAGATCGTTTCCAAGAGCGCGGAAGCTTTTCCCATGACCTCCAGCGCAGCCTTGTTCCGGGCCGGTTCCTTCTCCAGCCGTTCCACCTGGCGGCGCAGCCTCTCGTTCTCCGCCCCGGCAGCCGACCTCTTCGGCCTCACCGGGCTGGTGCGCTTGTCGACCAGCTTCTCCAGGGCCCCGGCGTCCCGCGCGGCCCGCCATTCCTTGACGCGCGAGTGGTACAGGCGTTCTCGGCGCAGGACCGCACCCTTCTCGTTGTCGGGTGCGGCGTCGCACTCGGCCACGATCCGCAGCTTGTACTCGGGGCTGAGGGTGCGGCGCTTCGGCCGCGCGGCCGGGTCGGGTCCGGCAGGCGTGGTGCTGGTCATGAGGGGGTGGCTCTCCTGTCGTGCCCTCTCAAGCTAACCCGACGAAGCGGGACGTCTCACCCAAGGCTGACAGAGAGGGTTCCCCGAGGTCTTCCACCCCACAGCTGTGGGGATGACTCGATCAAAGCGGTGGCCGTTGCCGAGTAGGCTCGCTCCGCCCCACACGCGTGGGGCCGACTCGTCGCCCTCAACATCGGCCAGCGGCGCTGCGTACTCAACACCTCCTCGCGCTAGAATAAACCTGCAGGTCAGCCCGCCTTTCCCCAGTGGATTCCTCATGACAATGTCCCGGGATTCCTCGCCCGGCGTCAGAAGAAGTCGTCACATCAGCGTCAGCTCTGCGGTTCAACCACTGCGTCGAAACCGCAGGTCAGATCGCCGCTCCGCATAACGCGGGCTGTGACATCCCACCGAGGAAACATCGCGACAGTCGGGCGAGGACACGCAGTGTGGGCCAAGAATCTGAGGACGGCAGGCAGGAAGGCGGCGGAGATCGAGGCGCGGCGCGAAGCCGGCCTGCCGGTCGGCTCCACCGCCGGGGCGCTGACCGAAGAGCGCCGCGACGCGCTCGAGAACATCGACCCGTCATGGCGTCCGGCCTGGCCGGTCGCTTGGCAGCGCTGCTACAAGCTGTGCCGCAACCTCAGCGAGGCCGGCACCGAACTGCCCACCGCCCCTGGGCAGATGACGCTGCAGGGCGAGGATTTGGGGGCGTGGGTCCAGGCGCAGCGGTTGGGCTGGGATGCCCTGCTGCCTGCTCAGGCGTGGATGCTGGAGCACATGCTCCACCTGTCCCCGGCGGAGCCTGAGGAGAGGTCGCAGGCGCCCCGTACGCAGGCCGACAAATGGGCGGCGAACATCCTGGCCGCCCGACAGTTCCACACCCGCGAAGGCAGCCTCCAGGTGCCCAGGAAGCATGTCGAGGTCGTGGACGGAGTCGAACACAAGCTCGGCATGTTCGTGGACAACGCCCGCAGACGGGCCGACAAACTGACGGCGGAGCGGCACCAGGAGCTGGCCGAGTTGGGGATGCGCTGGTAGCCGGAGGCACGGGCAACCGTCCTCGGGGCAGCAGTTGACAGGCACGGCCGAACAGGGCTGCCAATCAATTTCGCGGACGCTCCAATCGTTCTAGCGGAACCCGCAAGGAGGGGACCGCGACCGTGAGGCTGACGGCGAAGTCGGGCTCGGGGCCACTGCCTCCCGGGGGAGGCGGACACGGGGGACCGTGTGAGCCCCGTGTCCGGCCCGTCCGTGAGCATCTGACGACGGAAGGAACACCGTGTACAAGAAGACAAGGGCAAGCCTGGCGGGCATCATCCTCCTCACGATGATGGCGCTCGCCACGATCGCCGGGAGCGGCACGGCGAGCGCCGCGGCCAGCGGCCGTGCGGGGTTCGTGGCCGAGGCCCGCGAGGCCGGGCTGAGCACCAAGCAGGCCACCGGCCTGCAGAGCAAGGTGGACACCTACCTGACCAAGCTGGCCGGGAAGGGCACCCAGGTCTCCCCCAACCAGATCGACCTGAAAGGAGCGGTCCTCAACGTCGCGGTACCCGGGGAGGGCCGGCCGCGTCAACTGGGCGCCGTGAGGCCCGCCGTGGACAACGCCGCCCAGTGCTCGCCCACCGCGGACTACTACTGGTTCTGCGCTTACCAGAACGCGTACCGGGGCGGCGACAACATCGGCATGTATTCATGCGGCGCATATCCCATCCCCTGGTTCACCACGGGTTCGTGGGAGAACAACCAGACCCGTGGCACCGTTCCCACGGCCTACTTCACGGACGGGTCGACCTGGCGGATGCCCGGCGCCTACTACTACGCGTCCGCCGGCGTGAACTGGTCACCCGTGACGCAGATCGTCAACTGCTGACCCTCCTTTTCCACCGGCCTTCGCGCGGAACCCGCGCGAAGGCCGTCACCCGCGGACGGTTCGGACGGCCGAGTCCGTCACGTCGATCCGTTCGCCGGCGCACACTCACGGCGCCGGGCTCCGGCGCACGAGAGCGGGCACCGTGACCGCCCAGCCGCGCCTGCCCCCGGGAGAGGGTCGGACGCATGCTGGCGCGGGACAGCGCGTTCCTGCACGGTTGGTCTCCAAAGCCTCTGCGCAGTCGCACGCTGGGGGCCGGCTCGAGGGTCGATGAGACGCCGTCCAGCACGGAAGGAAGGGGGAATGAGCCATGGGACGCCGGGAGAGCCAACTGGATCCCGAGGCCGGGCCGGTCCAGCGTTTCGCCCACGACCTGCGCCTGCTACGCCAGGAGGCCGGCGGGGTCGCCTACCGTGCCATGGCCGAGAGCGCCGGGTACGCGGCCGCCACACTGTCCGAGGCTGCCGCCGGTGGGCGGCTGCCTTCCCTGCCCGTGACCCTGGCTTACGTGGGTGCCTGTGGCGGGGATGCCGCCGAGTGGGAGAGGCGCTGGTGGCAGGCCTCTCGCGCGGAGGCGGCGCTGCCGGCGGCTGACGACGGAACGCTGGCTCCCTACCGGGGCCTGGCGCGTTTTGAGCCCGGTGACCAGGGCCGTTTTTTCGGCCGGGACCAGCTGATCACCGATCTGGTGCGGCTGACAGGACAGCACCGGTTCGCGGGTCTGGTCGGTACCTCCGGCAGTGGGAAATCCTCGCTGCTGCGGGCCGGGTTGGTTCCGGCCCTGCAAGGCGCCCCGCCCGAGGGCCGTCCGGCGGTGATCCGGATCCTCACCCCAGGGGAGCATCCGGCAAGCGTCCATGCAGGCGCTCTGGTTCCCGTGGGCGCAGAGTCGAAGTCGGACACCTGGGTGATGGTGGACCAGTTCGAGGAGGTCTTCACACTCTGCCAGGACACCGGCCAGCGCAACCGGTTCATCGACCTGCTGCTGACCGCCCTCGCGCCGGGCAGCCGCCTGCGCGTGGTGATCGCTGTGCGGGCTGACTTCTACGGCCGCTGCTCCGAACACCGCGGGCTGGCGGACGCCCTGCGCGCCGCAAACCTGCTCGTCGGCCCGATGAGCCCACAGGAACTGCGGGAGGCGATCGTCAAACCCGCTGCCGCCGGGGGCCTGATCCTGGAACGCGCCCTGACCGCCCGGGTCATCACCGATGTCGTCGACCAGCCCGGCGGCCTGCCCCTGATGTCCCACGCGCTGCTGGAGACCTGGCGCCGCCGCCACGCCCGGACCCTGACCCTGGAAGGCTACGAGGCCGCCGGCGGCGTCCACGGCTCCATCGCCCGTACCGCGGAAGAGGTGTACACCCAGCTCTCCCCCGAGCAGGCCGTTCTCGCCCGCCGCCTGCTCCTGCGGCTGATCACACCAGGTTCGGGGGCTCAGGACACCCGCCGCCCCGCCGCCCGTGCCGAACTCACCGCCTGCAGCCCCGCCGACACCACACTGGTCCTCGACCACCTGGCCCGCGCGCGCCTGGTCACCCTCGACCACGACAGCGTCGACCTCGCCCACGAAGCCCTGATCACCTCATGGCCCCGACTGCACGCCTGGATCGACCAGAACCGCGAACTCCTCAGCCAGCAACGACAACTCACCGAAGCCGCAGCATCCTGGGACCAACTCGACCGTGACCCCGGCGCCCTCTACCGCGGCAGCCGCCTGACCAGAGCAGAAGAGGCCTTCGCCGCCGAAGACCGCGAACACCTCACCCCGGTGGAACGGTCCTTCCTCACCACCAGCCTCGACACCCGCCACCGTGAGCAGCGCACAGCGGTCCACGCCACCCGGCGACTGCGTACGCTGGCAGCCGTTCTCACACTCCTGCTCATCGTCGCTGTCACGACCGCCGCCCTGGCACTGGACGAACGCCGAAGCGCCCTCACCGCCGAACAGCAAGCCCAGTCCAACGCCGACCTGGCACTGGACGAACGCCGAAGCGCCCTCACCGCCGAACAGCAAGCCCAGTCCCGGCAGGTCGCCGCCCAGTCCACGGCCTTACTGAACACCGACTCCGACCTGGCTTCCCTCCTGGCCGTGGCGGCGTACCGCATCAGCCCCACCCGTGAGGCCCTCACCAGCCTCTACGCCGCCGGCGCCGTCCCCCTCCAGCGCCGGCTCACCGGCCACACCGGCGGTGCGCAGTCCGTTTCCTTCAGTCCGGACGGCACTGCCGTCGCCACCGCGTACAAAAACACCGTGCGCGTGTGGGACGCAGCCACCGGCCGCACCAAAACCACACTGACCGGTTTGGGCGACAACCGGATCTCGGTAGGCTTCCGTGCGGACAACCGCGCCCTGGCAGCCACCGGGAACCGTACGGTGAAGGTGTGGGACGTGGCCACCCGTCGGGTCCTGCACACTCTTCACCTCGACACCGACGTGATGTCGATGGCGTTCAGCCCGGACGGCACCACCCTGGCCACCATCGGCGGCGACGGCACATTACTGCTGTGGGACGTGGACACCGGCCACACACGGCGTTCCCCGCATGCCACCGGTACAACGTCCGTGGCCTTCAGCCCCGACGGCCGCACTCTCGCCACCGGCAACGACTACTACGGCGACAACACAGCACAACTGTGGGACACGAGCACCGGCCACCGCCGAGCAGTCCTCCACAGCCCGGCCTCCGTGACGTCCGTGGCCTTCAGCCCCAACGGCCGCACTCTCGCCACCGGCAACGACGACGGCACAGCCCGGGTGTGGGACATCGCCACCCGCCGCAACCGCGCGACCCTGACCGGCTACACCAACGGTGTGCAGTCAGTGGCCTTCAGCCCCGACGGCACCATCCTGGCCACCGGCAGCGGACACGG includes:
- a CDS encoding integrase core domain-containing protein, producing the protein MVDDAFTGIGDKPGATAACRLTGRSRTTHYRRLRPPPERKPSKPQAQPSALTPKERAAVLELMNSGEYAELPPAQTWARELDAGRYHCSVSTMYRILREKGQSGERRRQATHPAKTVPELVATGPSQVFTRDITKAAGPAEGVWYHAYVIIDIVSRYIVGHTVEAAQTAVRAEELIRETIVGNGIVPETVHADRGTSTTSRKVSQLLIDLGVTRSHSRPGVSNDNPYIEAHFKTVKYMSDHPERFDSLAHAREWFEAFIAYYNHEHRHSGIGWHTPASMHFGTAEEVRDHRAVTLADAYRPQQHGPMGPVWFRVAQERGREPEPLLQALTDTRTAAEYRQRRKQRERAAEAAEAERQRREAAEQQRLGEEWGRSEWFEKRKRKVKKLARLWNEPKAEDER
- a CDS encoding helicase associated domain-containing protein; this encodes MWAKNLRTAGRKAAEIEARREAGLPVGSTAGALTEERRDALENIDPSWRPAWPVAWQRCYKLCRNLSEAGTELPTAPGQMTLQGEDLGAWVQAQRLGWDALLPAQAWMLEHMLHLSPAEPEERSQAPRTQADKWAANILAARQFHTREGSLQVPRKHVEVVDGVEHKLGMFVDNARRRADKLTAERHQELAELGMRW